In Cyprinus carpio isolate SPL01 chromosome B16, ASM1834038v1, whole genome shotgun sequence, the following are encoded in one genomic region:
- the LOC109075388 gene encoding uncharacterized protein LOC109075388 isoform X2, translating into MTAEIKLFQLSDVGDLQSVEAVVGPLNEGIVSISNICISLLDAQVDNTTDTCSNYKQIRGHIEHAERYLKKSETTIKEKLGYFDNRMERLTKEKGNVEQQKKEKCMAKDKLHIEKKSAEESLKSSEAALKQAQKNVKLTKHTLKIEKDRKETGGWVTAAGVGVTLIPVAGWIAGPVIVYNGVSTIVDASEAIRDAEDELKNNECQVNENSMKVSNYQCRISKIQNEIEETGKVLNKIQKETEEVKQHLEGTAAFQEVVRRAVNLLSVLRGRVTVLERQTQRSISWQPVTNAMEDVVKAAGDIAENRLLYSQGVSGLINTLRENIGGVQALCNSPINSEYDWYY; encoded by the exons atgACAGCTGAAATAAAACTGTTCCAATTATCTga TGTTGGGGATTTGCAGTCTGTGGAGGCAGTTGTTGGGCCTCTAAATGAGGGAATTGTTTCTATCTCTAACATCTGCATATCTCTCTTGGATGCGCAAGTTGATAACACCACTGACACATGCTCCAATTACAAACAAATCAGGGGACATATTGAGCACGCTGAGCGATACCTGAAAAAATCAGAGACAACCATTAAAGAAAAACTGGGATATTTTGATAATCGGATGGAGCGACTTACTAAAGAAAAGGGAAATGTTGAGCAGCAGAAGAAGGAAAAATGTATGGCCAAAGATAAATTACATATTGAGAAGAAATCAGCTGAAGAATCattaaagtcttctgaagcaGCATTAAAGCAGGCCCAAAAAAACgtcaaattaacaaaacatacattaaaaatagaGAAAGACAGGAAGGAGACAGGTGGATGGGTAACAGCCGCAGGAGTGGGTGTTACCCTGATACCAGTTGCTGGATGGATTGCAG GTCCAGTAATTGTCTATAATGGAGTAAGTACAATAGTGGATGCTTCAGAGGCTATCAGGGATGCTGAAGATGAGCTAAAAAATAATGAGTGTCAGGTGAATGAGAACAGCATGAAAGTGTCTAATTACCAATGCAGGATCTCTAAGATACAGAATGAGATTGAAGAGACTGGTAAGGTGCTGAATAAAATTCAGAAGGAGACTGAAGAGGTGAAGCAGCATCTAGAGGGCACAGCTGCGTTTCAAGAAGTGGTCAGAAGAGCTGTAAATCTACTGAGTGTTCTTCGTGGAAGAGTCACTGTACTGGAGAGACAAACTCAACGTTCCATCTCCTGGCAGCCTGTTACAAATGCTATGGAAGATGTGGTGAAGGCAGCAGGAGATATTGCAGAGAATAGGCTCCTCTACAGTCAAGGTGTATCTGGCCTCATAAATACTTTGAGGGAGAATATTGGAGGAGTGCAGGCTTTATGCAACTCACCCATTAATTCTGAATATGATTGGTATTACTGA
- the LOC122140091 gene encoding transmembrane protein 100-like, whose translation MMAAPEDLSADSNPTQTVKYDPKSQTVTLPNGLVSVAGVTLVTGGAELSCGSCILAFGVWGTLVGLSVVSVGLWDHMEYKNNGLSHLLAFGLVLLLSSLGLVAFIFILRFFMKKRRMMARRERAEANLVLFNEYAEVVLKRVTV comes from the coding sequence ATGATGGCAGCACCCGAGGATCTTTCAGCCGATTCGAACCCTACCCAAACCGTGAAATATGATCCAAAGTCTCAGACTGTGACGTTACCAAATGGGTTGGTTTCAGTGGCAGGTGTCACGTTGGTGACGGGGGGAGCGGAGCTGTCCTGCGGCTCCTGTATTTTGGCCTTTGGGGTTTGGGGCACTCTGGTTGGTTTGAGTGTTGTGTCGGTGGGTTTGTGGGATCATATGGAGTACAAGAACAATGGTCTATCACACCTTCTGGCCTTTGGATTGGTACTGCTGCTTAGCAGTTTGGGTCTGGTGGCTTTTATCTTCATCCTCCGTTTCTTTATGAAAAAGAGAAGAATGATGGCCAGAAGAGAGAGGGCAGAAGCAAATCTAGTGCTGTTTAATGAGTATGCAGAAGTTGTTTTAAAAAGAGTCACCGTGTAA
- the LOC109075388 gene encoding uncharacterized protein LOC109075388 isoform X1 yields MTHNIILFFFFLCFSMTAEIKLFQLSDVGDLQSVEAVVGPLNEGIVSISNICISLLDAQVDNTTDTCSNYKQIRGHIEHAERYLKKSETTIKEKLGYFDNRMERLTKEKGNVEQQKKEKCMAKDKLHIEKKSAEESLKSSEAALKQAQKNVKLTKHTLKIEKDRKETGGWVTAAGVGVTLIPVAGWIAGPVIVYNGVSTIVDASEAIRDAEDELKNNECQVNENSMKVSNYQCRISKIQNEIEETGKVLNKIQKETEEVKQHLEGTAAFQEVVRRAVNLLSVLRGRVTVLERQTQRSISWQPVTNAMEDVVKAAGDIAENRLLYSQGVSGLINTLRENIGGVQALCNSPINSEYDWYY; encoded by the exons ATGACACACaatatcattcttttttttttttttttgtgtttcagtatgACAGCTGAAATAAAACTGTTCCAATTATCTga TGTTGGGGATTTGCAGTCTGTGGAGGCAGTTGTTGGGCCTCTAAATGAGGGAATTGTTTCTATCTCTAACATCTGCATATCTCTCTTGGATGCGCAAGTTGATAACACCACTGACACATGCTCCAATTACAAACAAATCAGGGGACATATTGAGCACGCTGAGCGATACCTGAAAAAATCAGAGACAACCATTAAAGAAAAACTGGGATATTTTGATAATCGGATGGAGCGACTTACTAAAGAAAAGGGAAATGTTGAGCAGCAGAAGAAGGAAAAATGTATGGCCAAAGATAAATTACATATTGAGAAGAAATCAGCTGAAGAATCattaaagtcttctgaagcaGCATTAAAGCAGGCCCAAAAAAACgtcaaattaacaaaacatacattaaaaatagaGAAAGACAGGAAGGAGACAGGTGGATGGGTAACAGCCGCAGGAGTGGGTGTTACCCTGATACCAGTTGCTGGATGGATTGCAG GTCCAGTAATTGTCTATAATGGAGTAAGTACAATAGTGGATGCTTCAGAGGCTATCAGGGATGCTGAAGATGAGCTAAAAAATAATGAGTGTCAGGTGAATGAGAACAGCATGAAAGTGTCTAATTACCAATGCAGGATCTCTAAGATACAGAATGAGATTGAAGAGACTGGTAAGGTGCTGAATAAAATTCAGAAGGAGACTGAAGAGGTGAAGCAGCATCTAGAGGGCACAGCTGCGTTTCAAGAAGTGGTCAGAAGAGCTGTAAATCTACTGAGTGTTCTTCGTGGAAGAGTCACTGTACTGGAGAGACAAACTCAACGTTCCATCTCCTGGCAGCCTGTTACAAATGCTATGGAAGATGTGGTGAAGGCAGCAGGAGATATTGCAGAGAATAGGCTCCTCTACAGTCAAGGTGTATCTGGCCTCATAAATACTTTGAGGGAGAATATTGGAGGAGTGCAGGCTTTATGCAACTCACCCATTAATTCTGAATATGATTGGTATTACTGA
- the LOC109075371 gene encoding uncharacterized protein LOC109075371, giving the protein MDSAISKSTQSLTTAEDMRNETKLMMQPYANWEEYLTPAPLSIAILGELVFISSSTDFSINKNPPKDGYQFIKYPHSFRACLMQVCNSGWTAFNEAHTSMDQIRLHTAQVPDYMKTAVKILFQGNDEVVKAHLPDQLNNIRVIADECLKLSDATEKRFTDVIKIIQELLEACVNAEHFYGEEMETIKKKLEESKLREESAIETKRRTEKAVSAMEKELDQAHESYKKALDSLPSGWNMIGMDLVGGITQSITGLINGVISVIAHPVRNMCSATTKIADTWSNIRDQDSVRDVVADINAYSKSAEILKCVQNIKQLMNVESEDDDIDWKKLYDQKNKNTKSDFINRQFKRITDDLKEIPGCPAKKQAQKLCKKGMEICSQLEKYAPDGKCDKDISTKIIQDVLDLIESTQIFDCKSKDITNSPAISPTPPMMYKEGNKSENMSPSQKATENARFSIEQNRAQLNKTRETYEKCVENLEKNHKELTEILVTMRNCELKEIDFRTTIEMLVKGMDAMGRVKEQWEKMVHFFQMVSNIVKTSLSKTLTNFVSTSEKTQALSYDAKLFSKDLLYTQAFQACNIASLVHMISGTYTDVSNKYLMDRVSSLGKLMVMDKSKPEFECERQQLQNSCDEAQRGILRLVLKNKEDFDRKSTARLERIDQELLAILPAAPPEKIKRIEEAIQAGFSEEEEASYI; this is encoded by the coding sequence ATGGATTCTGCAATTTCAAAATCTACTCAAAGCCTTACCACTGCTGAGGACATGAGGAATGAAACCAAACTTATGATGCAGCCCTATGCCAACTGGGAAGAGTATCTGACTCCAGCACCTCTATCAATAGCCATCCTGGGAGAGCTGGTATTCATCTCATCCTCAACAGATTTCTCTATCAATAAAAATCCACCTAAAGATGGCTATCAATTCATCAAATACCCTCATTCCTTTCGCGCTTGTCTCATGCAAGTGTGTAACTCTGGCTGGACGGCATTTAATGAAGCCCATACGAGTATGGATCAGATTCGCCTCCATACTGCCCAAGTTCCAGATTACATGAAAACTGCTGTGAAGATTCTGTTCCAAGGCAATGATGAAGTTGTCAAAGCTCATCTTCCTGATCAGCTGAACAATATCAGAGTCATTGCAGATGAATGTCTGAAGTTGTCTGATGCAACTGAAAAGCGTTTCACTGATGTCATTAAAATCATTCAAGAACTGCTGGAAGCTTGTGTGAATGCAGAGCACTTCTATGGGGAAGAGATGGAAACAATCAAGAAGAAGCTGGAAGAGAGCAAACTGAGGGAGGAGTCAGCTATAGAAACCAAGAGAAGGACTGAGAAGGCAGTGAGTGCCATGGAGAAGGAACTGGATCAGGCTCATGAGAGCTACAAGAAAGCTCTGGATTCTCTCCCTAGTGGATGGAACATGATTGGTATGGATTTGGTTGGTGGGATAACACAGAGCATTACAGGCTTGATTAATGGAGTGATATCTGTTATTGCTCACCCAGTGAGAAACATGTGTTCTGCAACAACAAAGATAGCTGATACTTGGAGCAACATTAGAGATCAGGACAGTGTAAGAGACGTGGTTGCTGACATTAATGCATATAGTAAATCTgctgaaattttaaaatgtgtccaGAATATCAAGCAGCTGATGAATGTGGAAAGTGAGGATGATGACATTGACTGGAAAAAACTATACGATCagaagaacaaaaatacaaaaagtgaTTTCATAaacagacagttcaaaagaatcaCTGATGATTTAAAGGAAATCCCTGGGTGCCCAGCAAAGAAGCAAGCTCAGAAATTGTGCAAAAAGGGCATGGAAATATGCAGCCAGCTGGAAAAATATGCACCAGATGGCAAATGTGACAAAGACATAAGCACTAAAATAATACAAGATGTCTTGGATCTGATCGAGTCAACTCAAATTTTTGATTGCAAAAGCAAAGACATCACAAATTCTCCAGCCATTTCTCCAACACCTCCAATGATGTATAAAGAAGGAAACAAGTCAGAGAACATGAGTCCTTCTCAGAAGGCCACAGAGAATGCACGATTCTCCATAGAGCAGAACCGAGCTCAGCTGAACAAGACAAGAGAGACTTATGAGAAGTGTGTGGAGAACCTAGAGAAGAACCACAAGGAACTAACTGAAATCCTTGTCACTATGAGAAATTGTGAACTGAAAGAGATCGACTTCAGAACTACTATAGAGATGCTGGTCAAAGGAATGGATGCCATGGGGAGAGTGAAGGAGCAATGGGAGAAGATGGTTCACTTCTTTCAGATGGTTTCCAACATTGTGAAAACCAGCCTGAGCAAAACTCTCACAAACTTTGTCTCAACATCAGAGAAAACACAAGCCCTCTCCTACGATGCAAAGCTCTTCTCAAAAGATCTGCTGTACACTCAAGCCTTCCAAGCCTGTAACATCGCTAGTTTGGTCCATATGATCTCTGGAACATACACAGATGTTTCCAACAAGTACCTGATGGACCGCGTCAGTTCACTGGGCAAACTAATGGTCATGGATAAAAGTAAACCAGAATTTGAATGTGAGCGACAACAGCTCCAGAACTCCTGTGACGAGGCACAGAGAGGCATTTTAAGGCTTGTCCTGAAGAATAAAGAGGACTTTGACAGGAAGAGCACAGCAAGACTTGAAAGGATCGATCAAGAGTTGCTTGCCATTCTACCTGCTGCTCCTCCTGAAAAAATCAAGAGAATTGAAGAAGCTATTCAAGCTGGATTCAGTGAGGAAGAAGAAGCATCATACATCTGA